A window of Mucilaginibacter sp. PAMC 26640 contains these coding sequences:
- a CDS encoding heme-binding protein, protein MLKFSFTFFFVIICLGAVKYFSGAQNDRQSLSIKKDVVHTNQAANAPQQKLLQWPDGLTVTTFAGPELTPSPACLATAPTGEVFVGVDMMGSLGKAPGKGSILRLVDTDNDGKIDQHTEFARVDNPRGIFVLGDKVYVLHTIFSPETQKATGMDLVVFEDKDHDGIADGPAKPIIEHLSNPNMLAERGTDHATNGIRLGIDGWIYIAVGDFGFHDAIDRSGKKLTMLGGGIVRVRPDGTGMEIFSHGTRNIYDVAIDSYMNVYTRDNTNDGGGWNIRFSHHLQSGEYGYPLLFQNFTDEILPALADLGGGSGTGALFMDEPTWPAKYNHVPMMADWGRNELYIHRLTPDGASFKQQQEEFIQLPQITDLDVDGSGRLYMSAWDGAGYSGDPAKGYVVRAVPNGWTYKAFPDLKAASVKGLADLLKSESAVTRLYASQELLSRSAGEAGTAALTVASNTSIPLYARLAGLFTYAQIAGASGVPALVQLADDKDLKEYALRELTDRKENLAGVPTALFVKNLKDPSPRVQAAAIIGLGRLGRAEAASSLLETPVPASFAAPAKGTEGPHATPNSGIIPAHLAVRALVSLNAVNTCVAAIGTQNSTLALWALRYMHSPEAVNGLIKAYPLIKNERTKKQILVTLARLYKEEAPYDGSWWWSTRPDSHGPYYKAITWGSSAKISAFLKGIQTKATPAKKVFFGELNARNRMEITSFGGEEKVAVVKEAKIDLEKIRSKKGQIGKSSIEDIMLALAKIKGDPFKGKALFTQQGCIACHSIKRGEKLKGPFMGQIGSIMTRQQIAESILKPSASISQGFATVMITAKGNKTYMGFVTEESAQKMVMRNISGDVFTIKTSDIVSRKELKTSMMPTGMASALSYDEFASLVTFLSQQKN, encoded by the coding sequence ATGCTGAAGTTTTCCTTTACATTTTTTTTCGTCATCATTTGCCTGGGTGCCGTTAAATATTTTAGTGGCGCCCAAAATGACAGGCAAAGCTTGTCGATTAAAAAAGATGTAGTCCATACAAATCAGGCTGCCAATGCGCCACAACAAAAGCTCCTGCAATGGCCGGACGGTTTGACGGTAACCACCTTTGCTGGTCCGGAACTTACGCCAAGCCCGGCCTGCCTGGCAACTGCACCCACAGGTGAAGTGTTTGTTGGGGTAGATATGATGGGATCGTTGGGTAAAGCACCCGGCAAGGGTAGTATCCTGAGACTGGTGGATACCGATAACGACGGCAAAATTGATCAGCATACTGAATTTGCCCGGGTGGATAACCCCAGAGGTATTTTCGTACTGGGCGATAAGGTTTATGTGCTGCATACTATTTTCTCTCCAGAAACACAAAAGGCAACAGGGATGGACCTAGTTGTATTTGAAGATAAGGATCACGATGGTATTGCCGACGGCCCTGCTAAACCTATTATAGAACATTTAAGCAACCCGAACATGCTGGCGGAGCGCGGTACCGACCACGCAACCAATGGTATCAGGCTGGGAATTGATGGCTGGATCTATATTGCAGTGGGCGATTTTGGATTCCATGACGCTATAGATCGTTCGGGTAAAAAGCTAACCATGCTGGGCGGCGGAATTGTTCGCGTTAGGCCGGATGGCACAGGCATGGAAATCTTTTCGCATGGAACGCGGAATATTTACGATGTAGCGATAGACTCCTACATGAATGTTTACACCCGCGATAATACAAATGATGGCGGTGGCTGGAACATTCGTTTCTCGCATCACCTGCAATCGGGCGAATATGGTTACCCGCTATTATTTCAAAACTTTACGGATGAGATCCTGCCCGCGCTTGCCGATCTGGGTGGCGGATCGGGTACAGGGGCTTTGTTTATGGATGAGCCAACCTGGCCGGCAAAATACAACCATGTACCCATGATGGCCGATTGGGGAAGAAACGAACTATACATTCACCGTTTAACGCCGGATGGTGCAAGTTTTAAGCAACAGCAGGAAGAATTTATACAACTACCGCAAATTACAGATTTAGATGTGGATGGCTCCGGCAGGTTGTATATGTCTGCCTGGGATGGTGCGGGTTACTCCGGCGACCCGGCGAAAGGGTATGTGGTGAGGGCAGTTCCTAATGGCTGGACTTACAAAGCCTTCCCTGATCTGAAAGCTGCTTCAGTTAAGGGCCTTGCCGATCTGCTTAAGTCTGAAAGTGCGGTAACGCGCCTTTATGCTTCGCAGGAATTACTTTCCCGTTCTGCAGGCGAGGCTGGAACAGCAGCGCTGACGGTAGCATCAAATACTAGTATACCATTGTATGCGCGTTTAGCTGGTCTGTTTACTTATGCCCAAATTGCAGGAGCAAGCGGGGTGCCGGCATTGGTGCAACTGGCGGATGATAAAGACCTGAAGGAATATGCCCTGCGGGAACTGACCGATAGAAAGGAAAACCTGGCGGGTGTGCCGACAGCGTTATTTGTTAAGAATTTAAAGGATCCGTCTCCACGCGTACAAGCAGCAGCAATAATTGGTTTAGGCAGATTGGGCAGGGCGGAAGCGGCTTCATCATTGTTGGAGACCCCGGTGCCTGCATCGTTTGCTGCCCCTGCAAAAGGTACCGAAGGCCCGCATGCTACGCCAAATTCAGGTATTATTCCTGCTCACCTGGCAGTACGTGCCCTGGTAAGCTTAAATGCAGTTAACACCTGCGTAGCAGCGATTGGAACTCAAAATTCAACATTAGCCCTTTGGGCATTGCGCTATATGCACAGCCCGGAGGCGGTTAACGGTCTCATCAAAGCCTATCCGTTAATAAAAAACGAAAGAACGAAGAAGCAGATCCTGGTAACCCTGGCCCGTTTATACAAAGAGGAAGCCCCGTATGATGGTTCATGGTGGTGGAGCACGCGTCCGGATTCTCATGGCCCATATTACAAAGCGATCACCTGGGGCTCATCTGCAAAGATCAGCGCTTTTTTAAAGGGAATACAAACCAAGGCTACTCCTGCTAAAAAAGTGTTCTTTGGCGAACTCAATGCCCGGAATCGCATGGAAATCACTTCATTTGGCGGGGAAGAAAAAGTAGCGGTAGTAAAGGAGGCAAAAATCGACCTGGAGAAGATAAGGAGCAAAAAAGGGCAGATCGGAAAATCATCTATTGAGGATATTATGCTTGCTCTTGCTAAAATTAAAGGTGATCCGTTTAAAGGTAAGGCACTATTTACGCAGCAGGGTTGTATCGCCTGCCATAGTATTAAACGTGGCGAAAAACTAAAAGGTCCATTCATGGGGCAAATCGGGTCTATCATGACGCGCCAGCAAATTGCAGAATCTATCCTGAAGCCAAGCGCTTCTATTTCGCAGGGGTTTGCTACCGTGATGATTACCGCAAAGGGAAATAAAACGTATATGGGCTTCGTAACCGAAGAATCTGCCCAGAAAATGGTGATGCGTAATATATCAGGAGATGTATTTACGATTAAAACGTCCGACATCGTTTCCCGGAAGGAATTAAAAACTTCCATGATGCCAACCGGAATGGCGAGTGCGTTATCTTATGACGAATTTGCATCGCTGGTTACCTTCCTGTCTCAACAAAAAAACTAG
- a CDS encoding haloperoxidase — protein MKKLIVFLILSAIGINGCKDRIISPQLTAKDIGKVVDQMTETMVHDVTNPPLAARFFAYACLAGYEVVAENDNKTPQLYGRLNSYPHITKPKTVSGYDYRLSAVLAMLKTAQKLQPSGSLLVKYEETLLDSCRKTGFSSSVIDSSEHYANIISKKILAYAKADKYNRISNYTRYQESSGEGDWKATPPSYMVPVEPYFNTIRPMTLDSASQFLPEPPIPFSTDKRSVFYNYLQMSYAKSGKALSTEERNVANFWDCNPFAVQNDGHMLFGLKKISPGAHWMGITGLACSLSKKDFAKTMEIHTMVAISLMDSFICCWDDKYKTNRIRPETAIRRYIDPSWKPLLQTPPFPEYISGHSVVSTSSAVVLTHYFGDHFSYTDGIEVKYGVPPRHFTSFSQAAKEAAISRFWGGIHFMDAIDNGVIQGEKVGHWVLSTINGQPKPTRQPASKI, from the coding sequence ATGAAAAAGCTTATTGTCTTTTTAATTTTAAGCGCTATTGGTATCAACGGGTGCAAAGATCGTATTATATCACCACAACTTACTGCCAAAGACATTGGTAAGGTGGTTGATCAGATGACCGAAACAATGGTGCATGATGTAACCAACCCTCCGCTTGCCGCACGTTTTTTTGCCTATGCCTGCCTGGCTGGTTATGAGGTGGTTGCAGAGAATGACAATAAGACCCCGCAGCTATACGGACGCTTAAATAGTTATCCGCACATAACTAAACCCAAAACTGTATCAGGTTACGACTACCGGTTGAGCGCTGTTTTAGCCATGCTGAAAACCGCCCAAAAACTACAGCCGTCGGGTTCGTTGTTGGTGAAATATGAGGAAACGCTGCTTGATTCTTGTCGTAAAACAGGTTTTAGTTCCAGCGTGATCGATAGCTCTGAGCATTATGCAAATATCATTAGTAAGAAAATACTAGCCTATGCCAAGGCCGACAAATATAACCGGATAAGCAACTACACCCGCTACCAGGAATCAAGCGGAGAGGGCGACTGGAAAGCTACCCCGCCATCGTATATGGTCCCTGTGGAGCCCTACTTCAATACCATCCGGCCCATGACACTGGATTCCGCTTCCCAGTTTTTGCCCGAACCACCTATCCCTTTTTCAACAGATAAGCGCTCTGTATTTTACAATTACCTGCAAATGAGTTATGCAAAAAGTGGTAAGGCGCTCAGTACAGAAGAGCGTAATGTTGCTAACTTTTGGGACTGTAATCCCTTTGCCGTTCAAAATGACGGTCACATGCTGTTTGGCCTCAAAAAAATTTCCCCGGGCGCACACTGGATGGGTATTACCGGCCTGGCATGCAGCTTAAGTAAAAAAGACTTTGCCAAAACCATGGAGATCCACACGATGGTAGCCATTAGTTTGATGGATAGCTTCATTTGCTGCTGGGACGATAAATATAAGACCAACCGTATCCGCCCGGAAACAGCCATCCGCAGGTATATTGATCCAAGTTGGAAGCCGCTACTTCAAACACCGCCTTTTCCGGAATACATCAGCGGTCATTCCGTTGTCTCCACCTCTTCAGCGGTGGTGTTAACACATTATTTTGGCGACCATTTCTCGTACACAGATGGCATCGAAGTAAAATACGGTGTCCCACCAAGACATTTCACTTCTTTTAGCCAGGCAGCTAAAGAGGCCGCTATCTCCAGGTTTTGGGGAGGCATCCATTTTATGGATGCTATAGATAACGGGGTGATACAGGGGGAAAAAGTTGGTCATTGGGTTTTAAGTACCATTAATGGGCAACCAAAACCTACCAGACAACCGGCATCAAAAATATGA
- a CDS encoding 23S rRNA (adenine(1618)-N(6))-methyltransferase yields MPVNAKAQTPVKETLHPRNLHRTGYDFDKLIKVSPELKPFVQVNQHELKSIDFSNPDAVKVLNGALLKFFYGVKSWDVPAGYLCPPIPGRADYIHYMADLLADGNGGVVPTGPNVRVLDIGVGANCVYPLIGNSVYGWQFTGTDIDPVAIKSANQNIFQNGLEGAIKSRPQTNKANVFKGAITQSEIFDLTICNPPFHTSLKEAQAGTLKKLQNLNNGKPQEAVLNFGGKNNELWCPGGEVAFIRNMADQSVLFGDRVLWFSTLVSRKDSLEAVYRALNKVKALEVKTISMAQGQKVSRIVAWTFLNPVDHADWRKLFWGKE; encoded by the coding sequence ATGCCTGTAAACGCCAAAGCCCAAACTCCCGTAAAAGAAACCCTGCACCCACGTAATTTGCATCGCACCGGGTATGATTTTGACAAGCTGATAAAAGTGTCGCCGGAATTGAAACCCTTTGTGCAGGTAAACCAGCATGAGCTGAAGTCGATAGATTTTAGCAACCCGGATGCTGTTAAAGTATTAAATGGGGCGTTGTTGAAATTCTTCTATGGAGTAAAGTCCTGGGATGTGCCTGCTGGTTACTTGTGCCCGCCTATTCCCGGCCGGGCAGATTATATCCATTATATGGCCGACTTGCTGGCAGATGGTAATGGCGGCGTTGTGCCAACAGGGCCAAACGTAAGAGTACTGGACATTGGCGTCGGCGCAAATTGCGTTTATCCGCTAATTGGCAACAGCGTATATGGCTGGCAGTTCACCGGTACCGATATCGACCCGGTTGCCATTAAATCCGCCAACCAGAACATTTTCCAAAACGGGTTGGAAGGTGCTATAAAAAGCCGACCTCAAACCAATAAGGCCAATGTTTTCAAAGGAGCAATTACCCAGAGTGAGATCTTTGATCTCACCATCTGCAATCCACCCTTCCACACTTCATTAAAAGAGGCACAGGCCGGTACATTGAAAAAGCTCCAGAACCTCAATAATGGTAAGCCGCAGGAAGCGGTGCTGAATTTCGGCGGTAAAAACAATGAACTTTGGTGCCCCGGCGGCGAGGTTGCCTTTATCCGCAACATGGCAGATCAAAGCGTATTATTTGGTGATAGAGTTTTATGGTTCTCTACGCTCGTATCCCGGAAAGATTCATTAGAGGCAGTTTACCGCGCGCTGAATAAAGTAAAAGCCCTTGAGGTGAAAACTATCAGTATGGCACAGGGACAAAAAGTAAGCCGCATTGTAGCCTGGACCTTCCTCAACCCGGTTGATCATGCCGACTGGCGCAAACTTTTCTGGGGTAAAGAATAA
- a CDS encoding sulfatase, which translates to MNNPFRSAEYRALCYRILLCYFFYTIARVLFFSFNTHLFDINSITAFLKLCYYGIAFDTTALLYINILFIVLSILPLTVNTNPGFQKGLGILYFITNLLAYATNFIDIIYYRFSQVRSNSSTLDLLSDETNKKALFAHFTWAYWYIIAIFILCCMCWVWLYRLVKVKPAPVQKPGIYYLYSAAMFIVTIVLMVGGIRGDFKHSTRPINMVDAYKHVTIPNQGDIVLNTPFALFRTLGSNNYKLEYWTSEQYINTNIKPIKQYNRQLQAKPNVVVIILESMAREFWGSMNRGSSIPGFKSYTPFLDSLSDSSLLFTNAYATGRQSIHAMSSVLAGIPTFKRAFTSSPYAKQKIESVVSVCDSMGYQTSFFHGAADGSMGFQGFGNILGYQHYYGRNEYNNEKDFDGTWGIWDEQFFQYMGRTLGQQKQPFMATLFTLSSHDPYALPEKYVDRFKGGPLVIDKCVQYTDNSLREFFNYAKTQPWYNNTIFVITADHTSLTYYPEYSKEVNRFAVPILFFSANKNYALKGVRTDLASQMDIYPSIVDLIGYNKPFRSWGRSLISNLATETPRVINSTGDIYQFMQGNYTYLFDGKNITGIFAAADKGFQKNLKTAVLNSEMTKGIADCKALIQDYMDRVVNGKLAR; encoded by the coding sequence ATGAACAATCCATTTCGATCGGCCGAGTACAGGGCATTATGCTATCGCATTTTGCTGTGTTACTTTTTTTATACAATCGCACGCGTACTTTTCTTTTCTTTCAACACTCATCTTTTCGACATTAACTCCATAACGGCTTTCCTCAAACTCTGTTATTATGGGATTGCTTTTGATACCACTGCATTGCTATATATCAATATTTTGTTTATTGTGCTCAGCATCCTGCCACTGACAGTCAATACCAACCCCGGCTTTCAAAAAGGGCTGGGCATTTTGTATTTTATTACTAACCTGCTGGCTTACGCAACCAATTTTATCGATATCATTTATTACCGCTTCAGCCAGGTGCGGTCAAATTCTTCCACGCTGGATCTGCTCAGCGACGAGACCAATAAGAAAGCGCTCTTTGCCCATTTCACATGGGCTTACTGGTACATCATCGCTATTTTTATTTTGTGTTGTATGTGCTGGGTTTGGCTGTACAGGCTGGTGAAAGTTAAGCCAGCCCCAGTGCAAAAGCCAGGCATTTACTACTTGTATTCCGCAGCTATGTTCATCGTAACTATAGTACTGATGGTAGGCGGTATCCGGGGCGATTTTAAACACAGTACCAGGCCCATCAATATGGTGGATGCTTATAAACATGTAACCATACCTAACCAGGGCGATATCGTACTCAACACCCCCTTTGCCCTTTTCCGCACTTTAGGCAGTAACAATTACAAGCTGGAATACTGGACCAGCGAACAATATATCAACACCAACATTAAACCTATAAAACAGTATAATAGGCAATTACAGGCAAAGCCGAACGTAGTGGTGATCATTCTAGAGAGCATGGCGCGCGAGTTCTGGGGCAGCATGAACCGTGGCAGCAGTATCCCGGGTTTCAAATCCTATACCCCGTTCCTGGATTCGCTGTCGGATAGCAGCCTCCTTTTTACCAATGCCTACGCTACCGGCCGCCAGTCTATCCATGCAATGTCTTCGGTACTGGCAGGCATCCCAACCTTTAAACGGGCGTTTACATCCTCACCGTATGCCAAGCAAAAGATAGAGAGTGTTGTGTCCGTTTGTGATAGCATGGGTTACCAAACCTCTTTTTTCCACGGCGCTGCTGATGGTTCTATGGGTTTCCAGGGTTTTGGCAATATTTTAGGCTACCAGCATTACTACGGCCGAAATGAGTATAATAACGAAAAAGACTTCGACGGCACCTGGGGAATTTGGGATGAGCAATTCTTCCAATACATGGGGCGCACACTCGGCCAGCAAAAGCAACCATTTATGGCTACGCTGTTTACCCTTTCCTCCCATGATCCCTACGCCCTGCCCGAAAAATATGTTGATCGCTTTAAAGGCGGACCGCTGGTTATCGATAAATGTGTACAGTATACGGATAATTCGCTTCGCGAGTTTTTTAACTACGCCAAAACGCAGCCCTGGTACAACAACACCATTTTCGTAATCACTGCAGACCATACCAGCCTTACCTACTACCCTGAATACAGCAAAGAAGTAAACCGTTTTGCAGTGCCAATCCTGTTCTTTAGCGCAAATAAAAACTATGCATTGAAGGGGGTACGTACAGACCTCGCTTCACAGATGGATATTTACCCCTCCATTGTCGATCTGATTGGGTATAATAAACCCTTTCGTTCCTGGGGCCGCAGCCTTATCAGCAACCTCGCCACCGAAACACCAAGGGTGATCAACTCCACGGGTGATATCTACCAGTTTATGCAGGGCAATTATACTTACCTTTTCGACGGTAAAAATATCACCGGTATTTTCGCCGCAGCCGACAAAGGTTTCCAGAAAAACCTAAAAACCGCCGTGTTAAATTCTGAAATGACCAAAGGGATTGCAGATTGCAAGGCACTGATCCAGGATTATATGGACAGAGTGGTAAACGGGAAGCTTGCGAGGTAA
- a CDS encoding DNA-binding response regulator: MKILLIEDELKLAGFIKMALEQAGYVTDHEADGTAGLQSAMVNSYDLILLDLMLPSQNGFDVLKNLRAFDNHVPVIIISALGSTDQIIKGLDAGANDYLKKPFEMQELLARVRVLQRQQTPKSNATIKVNDLEINLHTRQVKRQDKDINLSNREFLLLEHLMLNADKVITKAQLLDKVWNMSFDPGSNVIEVHLYQLRKKINEGFTHQHIQTVINRGYVLKSLS, from the coding sequence ATGAAGATACTACTGATAGAAGATGAGCTAAAACTGGCCGGATTTATAAAGATGGCGCTGGAGCAGGCCGGATATGTAACAGACCATGAAGCCGACGGAACAGCAGGGTTGCAAAGTGCCATGGTTAATAGTTACGACCTTATATTGCTGGATTTGATGCTGCCATCGCAAAATGGGTTTGATGTACTAAAAAATCTGAGGGCTTTTGATAACCATGTGCCGGTAATTATCATCAGCGCTTTAGGCAGTACGGACCAAATTATTAAGGGGCTGGATGCCGGCGCTAATGACTACCTTAAAAAGCCTTTTGAAATGCAGGAGTTACTTGCACGGGTAAGGGTTTTGCAACGGCAGCAAACGCCAAAAAGCAATGCAACTATAAAAGTAAACGACCTGGAAATAAACCTGCATACCCGCCAGGTGAAACGGCAGGATAAAGACATTAACCTGAGTAACCGCGAATTTTTACTACTGGAGCATTTGATGCTGAATGCTGATAAAGTTATTACCAAGGCACAGCTTTTGGATAAGGTGTGGAACATGAGCTTTGACCCTGGCAGTAATGTTATTGAAGTGCATTTATACCAGCTGCGTAAAAAGATAAATGAGGGCTTTACCCATCAGCATATCCAAACGGTGATCAACAGGGGGTACGTTCTAAAATCTCTAAGCTAA
- a CDS encoding arsenic transporter: MTNIYIWIISFLAIAGVIIRPFKVAEVIWAVSGALVLLLFGFINLNDGFAGIAKGTDVYLFLTGMMLLAETARNEKLFDWLAAHATQMAKGSPKRLFFLIYLVGVIVTTFLSNDATAVVLTPAVAAAVKAAKVKNPLPYLFICAFIANAASFVLPISNPANLVIYGNHMPALLVWMSHYLVPSVVSIVVTYLVLFATQRDQLKEDIETNIRLPQLSQGGKTALIGIGATAIILLVSSALDIQLGLPTAITGVLTSAIVLLMARKSPWEVIKGVSWAVLPLVAGLFVIVEALNKTGLTEHLAGLLQQSAAENVNYATWYAGLSTAFACNLMNNLPAGLIAGNVIQIGHVPEMVKSAVLIGIDLGPNLSLTGSLATILWLVALRREGQEVSAWAFLKLGAVVMTVTLLAVLGSLFI, from the coding sequence ATGACAAATATCTATATCTGGATCATTTCTTTTTTAGCCATTGCCGGAGTGATCATCCGCCCGTTTAAAGTAGCCGAGGTGATCTGGGCTGTGTCGGGAGCATTAGTTTTATTGCTGTTCGGCTTTATCAATTTGAACGACGGATTTGCAGGCATCGCAAAAGGCACCGATGTTTACCTGTTTTTAACCGGCATGATGCTACTGGCAGAAACCGCCCGCAATGAAAAATTATTCGACTGGCTGGCTGCCCATGCTACCCAAATGGCTAAAGGTTCTCCCAAACGTTTGTTTTTTTTGATTTACCTGGTAGGCGTAATTGTTACCACCTTCCTGTCAAACGATGCCACTGCCGTAGTGCTTACGCCCGCTGTTGCCGCAGCCGTGAAAGCAGCAAAGGTAAAGAACCCGTTACCTTATCTTTTTATCTGCGCTTTTATAGCCAACGCGGCTTCGTTTGTGCTACCGATATCTAACCCGGCTAACCTCGTGATCTACGGCAACCACATGCCTGCCTTACTGGTTTGGATGTCGCATTATTTGGTTCCATCAGTAGTATCCATCGTAGTTACTTATTTGGTCTTATTTGCTACACAGCGGGATCAACTGAAGGAGGATATCGAAACCAATATCAGGCTGCCTCAATTATCGCAGGGGGGTAAAACGGCGCTTATCGGCATCGGCGCAACTGCCATTATCTTACTCGTGTCGTCGGCTTTGGATATACAGCTTGGTTTACCAACCGCTATTACCGGCGTGCTCACCTCTGCTATAGTGCTATTGATGGCAAGAAAAAGCCCTTGGGAGGTAATTAAAGGGGTGTCCTGGGCTGTGCTGCCGCTGGTTGCAGGTCTGTTTGTGATTGTAGAGGCCCTGAACAAAACCGGGTTGACCGAACATCTCGCCGGGTTGCTGCAGCAAAGTGCTGCTGAGAATGTAAACTATGCCACCTGGTACGCCGGACTAAGCACCGCTTTTGCCTGTAATTTAATGAATAACCTGCCGGCGGGATTAATTGCCGGTAACGTGATCCAAATTGGGCATGTGCCGGAAATGGTGAAAAGTGCGGTACTCATCGGCATCGATCTTGGTCCCAACTTGTCGCTCACCGGCTCACTGGCCACTATTTTATGGTTGGTAGCGCTCCGCCGCGAAGGCCAGGAAGTAAGTGCCTGGGCATTTTTAAAATTGGGTGCGGTAGTGATGACAGTAACGCTGCTGGCGGTGCTGGGTTCGTTGTTTATTTAA